In Corvus moneduloides isolate bCorMon1 chromosome 3, bCorMon1.pri, whole genome shotgun sequence, one DNA window encodes the following:
- the TCTE3 gene encoding tctex1 domain-containing protein 3, whose amino-acid sequence MEKGAKAAAHPEGGKKSKGKKTQAHHEAPTEQAKPRCPNTYRLEPRTKVQDCLIRDKAQVILTNKLQEATYDGASSPFLCASISEEILKAVKELDYDRYKYVVSVLIMEKANQAMIVASRCLWDDQRDTWVSAKCETDTFIALALVMACYTD is encoded by the exons ATGGAGAAGGGGGCCAAAGCCGCCGCGCACccggagggagggaagaag tcaaaaggaaaaaagacacaaGCACATCACGAAGCTCCAACAGAACAGGCAAAGCCAAGATGCCCTAACACATACAGACTAGAGCCACGTACTAAAGTTCAGGATTGTTTAATAAGAGACAAAGCTCAAGTGATACTAACG AATAAACTACAAGAAGCCACATACGATGGAGCTTCTAGTCCCTTCTTGTGTGCTTCAATctcagaagaaatattaaagGCTGTGAAGGAATTGGACTATGACCGTTATAAGTATGTGGTATCAGTGCTAATCATGGAAAAGGCAAATCAGGCAATGATT GTTGCCAGCAGATGCCTGTGGGATGATCAAAGAGACACTTGGGTTTCAGCTAAATGTGAAACTGATACATTTATTGCACTGGCTTTGGTAATGGCTTGTTATACTGACTAA